The following coding sequences are from one Enterococcus sp. 4G2_DIV0659 window:
- a CDS encoding NAD-dependent protein deacylase, with protein sequence MQTIDEQNGVDLIKQAKKIVFLTGAGISTASGVPDYRSLSGVYQGMERPEYLLSRTCLVEEPEKLYSFVQTLYHPNAKPNIIHEKITELEKVKELWVISQNIDGLHAAANTQHLVNFHGNLYDCYCRMCGQKVSASVYLNSDKHKQCGGQIRPNIVLYEEGLDEQAIATSIEAISKADLVVIVGTSFQVHPFCDLIHYAADTASVLVINQTPIQLIRDAYFVKEDATKVFENIVIKEP encoded by the coding sequence ATGCAAACCATTGATGAACAAAATGGAGTAGACTTAATAAAACAAGCAAAGAAAATCGTCTTTTTAACAGGCGCAGGCATTTCAACCGCTTCTGGTGTTCCTGATTATCGTTCATTATCAGGCGTTTATCAAGGGATGGAGCGCCCAGAATATTTATTGAGCCGAACTTGTTTAGTGGAAGAGCCAGAAAAATTGTATTCATTTGTACAAACGTTGTATCATCCTAATGCTAAACCAAACATCATCCATGAAAAAATAACAGAATTAGAGAAAGTAAAAGAGTTGTGGGTTATTTCTCAAAATATAGACGGGCTTCATGCAGCTGCAAACACGCAGCATTTAGTCAATTTTCATGGGAATTTATACGATTGTTATTGTAGAATGTGTGGACAGAAGGTTTCAGCGAGTGTTTATTTAAATTCTGATAAACATAAACAATGTGGAGGGCAAATTCGTCCCAATATTGTTTTGTACGAAGAAGGATTAGATGAGCAAGCGATTGCTACCTCAATCGAGGCTATTTCTAAAGCAGATCTGGTTGTCATTGTAGGAACGAGTTTTCAAGTACACCCATTTTGCGATCTGATTCATTACGCAGCAGATACGGCAAGTGTCTTAGTCATTAACCAAACACCGATTCAATTAATTAGAGATGCTTATTTTGTTAAAGAAGATGCAACGAAGGTCTTTGAAAATATTGTGATAAAGGAGCCTTAA
- a CDS encoding chorismate mutase, whose translation MEEIKSERQKMIDGELYFAADPELVTARKFAREQMKLINREEDQLIRRQLVEETFGTTGTGSYIEPSISFDYGFNIHVGKNFYANFNSIFLDICPITIGDNCMFGPNAQLYTATHPLHPVKRNSGLEYGKPITLGNNVWLGGGVVITPGVTLGNNVVVAAGAVVTKSFPDNCVIGGNPAKLIKEIELDEKRSPLTVQRDKINELDKKIVSLLEERMDVVTAIAAIKKTTDQPILDTSREVEVLAKIESYVKNDTYNEAIKATYQGIMDASKEFQQKQMD comes from the coding sequence ATGGAAGAAATAAAATCAGAACGACAAAAAATGATCGATGGTGAACTTTACTTTGCTGCTGATCCAGAATTAGTAACAGCAAGAAAATTCGCTAGAGAACAAATGAAATTAATCAATCGAGAAGAAGATCAACTCATTCGTCGCCAATTGGTAGAAGAGACCTTTGGTACAACGGGAACAGGTAGTTATATTGAACCATCAATCAGCTTTGATTATGGCTTTAATATTCATGTGGGAAAGAATTTTTATGCGAATTTTAACAGTATATTCTTGGATATTTGTCCGATTACAATTGGTGATAACTGCATGTTTGGTCCCAACGCTCAACTTTATACAGCGACACATCCATTGCATCCTGTGAAGAGAAACAGTGGGTTAGAATATGGAAAACCGATAACGTTAGGGAACAATGTTTGGCTAGGCGGCGGTGTTGTGATTACTCCTGGTGTAACGTTGGGGAATAATGTGGTTGTTGCAGCAGGTGCTGTGGTAACAAAATCATTTCCTGACAATTGCGTGATTGGCGGGAATCCTGCGAAACTTATTAAAGAAATCGAATTGGATGAAAAACGCTCACCGCTTACTGTACAACGAGATAAAATTAATGAGTTGGATAAAAAAATCGTGTCTTTATTAGAAGAAAGAATGGACGTTGTAACAGCAATTGCAGCAATTAAGAAAACAACTGATCAACCAATTTTAGACACATCAAGAGAAGTTGAAGTATTAGCTAAAATTGAGTCTTATGTTAAAAATGATACGTATAATGAAGCAATAAAAGCAACCTACCAAGGAATTATGGATGCGTCAAAAGAGTTTCAGCAAAAGCAAATGGATTAA
- a CDS encoding transcription repressor NadR, whose product MDGVKRREAILFQLESAEKPISASRFAKEFKVSRQIVVGDVALLRAAGYEIIATARGYLLEVEEDKQGIIRKIACQHRPEQTEEELLTIVSLGGEIIDVVVEHPIYGELTGGLHIRTEKEVSGFVQSYKKSRASLLSELTSGVHLHTIRCENEEMYAHIKEALVQKDILYKG is encoded by the coding sequence ATGGATGGTGTAAAAAGGCGAGAAGCGATTTTATTCCAATTAGAATCAGCAGAAAAGCCGATCAGCGCTAGTCGTTTTGCAAAAGAGTTCAAGGTCAGTCGCCAAATAGTTGTGGGAGATGTAGCACTTCTACGTGCAGCAGGCTATGAAATTATTGCAACAGCCAGGGGCTATCTGCTTGAAGTGGAAGAAGACAAGCAAGGGATTATCAGAAAAATTGCATGTCAGCACAGACCAGAGCAAACAGAAGAAGAGTTATTGACGATCGTCTCATTAGGTGGAGAAATCATAGATGTTGTGGTGGAGCATCCTATTTATGGTGAATTGACTGGTGGATTACATATTCGCACAGAAAAAGAAGTGTCAGGTTTTGTACAATCGTATAAAAAAAGTAGAGCCTCGCTATTATCAGAGCTGACTTCAGGAGTCCATTTACATACGATTCGTTGTGAAAATGAAGAAATGTATGCGCATATTAAAGAGGCATTGGTACAAAAAGATATCTTATATAAAGGATAA
- a CDS encoding helix-turn-helix domain-containing protein gives MNLLLKKNNLFKLNLLSQFSSCSTVLTQQMLAETLNIGHHKLKKQISILNEDLYELFGDDVQIVKVIDGYRLKLPQELDSIHLLETLKLHYLKQATTFDILQSLLRKNYYSIEELAGDLHLTSSYVYKQLTQLNKVLEPLGIHLTFTQDFEESNFVGEETVLRYFIFSFYWSSYKTQKLPSQRTSLNETKITLDKLSPYLTSPSKQQYARYYIAYSMYRSVEKKCGVKLDEQFTKLVTLLQQTNDLSIYSVENYPSDLTTILENENLFFNFVIRNFLSIDTPEEQLYLAQQFIKTELPLSKLAQQFIDAILNHWQLHLSDIDYYILIYRIVITMLFIRYIGISFYEAFHYSENFTFEAFPTSVPKELYKKIAEFHAMFNKNNPLAHELLFEKKYFHIAYTWIYYIIDYAKNTQLKIAIHFSKDTLSELFIQNKIRQIYSEHSVTFVQQMSEADIIISDFAEPAVDNKTIVYMGNIFEENNWFSLFQCIQEKLFSKTLL, from the coding sequence ATGAATCTATTGTTGAAAAAAAATAATCTTTTTAAGCTAAATTTACTCAGTCAGTTTTCTAGTTGCTCGACTGTCCTTACGCAGCAGATGTTGGCAGAAACATTAAACATTGGCCATCATAAACTAAAAAAACAAATTTCTATTTTGAATGAGGACTTGTATGAATTATTTGGTGACGATGTACAAATAGTTAAGGTCATTGATGGCTACCGTTTAAAACTCCCACAAGAGTTAGATAGCATCCATTTATTAGAAACATTAAAGCTACATTATTTAAAACAAGCGACCACCTTTGACATTCTTCAATCATTACTTAGAAAAAATTATTATTCTATAGAAGAATTAGCTGGCGATCTTCACTTGACTTCGTCCTATGTATACAAACAGTTGACCCAATTAAATAAAGTTCTTGAGCCTTTAGGAATTCATTTGACTTTTACACAAGATTTTGAAGAATCAAACTTTGTTGGTGAGGAGACCGTTTTACGCTACTTTATTTTTTCTTTTTATTGGTCTTCTTATAAAACTCAAAAATTGCCTTCACAGCGTACTTCATTAAATGAGACAAAAATTACACTTGATAAACTTTCTCCGTATCTAACATCTCCTTCTAAACAGCAATATGCACGCTATTACATTGCTTATAGTATGTACCGTTCCGTTGAAAAAAAATGTGGAGTCAAATTAGACGAACAATTTACTAAACTTGTAACACTTTTACAACAAACAAATGACCTTTCAATTTATTCCGTCGAAAACTATCCTTCTGATCTAACTACTATTTTGGAGAATGAAAATTTGTTTTTTAATTTTGTTATCCGAAATTTTTTGTCTATTGATACTCCTGAAGAGCAACTTTATCTTGCTCAACAATTTATAAAAACTGAACTCCCACTTAGTAAACTTGCTCAACAATTTATTGATGCTATTTTGAATCATTGGCAACTCCATCTGTCTGATATTGATTATTATATTTTGATTTATCGGATAGTAATTACCATGCTATTTATTCGATATATAGGGATTAGTTTTTATGAAGCATTCCATTATTCTGAAAATTTTACTTTTGAAGCATTTCCAACTTCTGTTCCAAAAGAATTGTATAAAAAAATAGCAGAATTTCATGCTATGTTTAACAAAAACAATCCTCTAGCACATGAATTACTCTTTGAAAAAAAATATTTCCATATTGCCTATACCTGGATTTACTACATTATTGATTATGCAAAAAATACTCAATTAAAAATTGCCATTCATTTTTCAAAAGATACACTTTCAGAATTGTTTATCCAAAATAAAATTCGTCAAATATACAGCGAACATTCCGTAACCTTTGTTCAGCAAATGTCTGAAGCTGATATTATTATTTCGGATTTTGCTGAACCCGCCGTTGATAATAAAACTATCGTATACATGGGAAATATTTTTGAAGAAAATAATTGGTTCTCGCTATTTCAGTGCATTCAAGAAAAGTTATTCAGTAAAACATTGCTTTAA
- a CDS encoding WxL domain-containing protein, translated as MLKRMQIYLFFLGIIFSLYLSFQVVSASGLKLHLKQVEEQTRQANEAIVQLNVQRSIETVNVSLSKGMHIDIEKTLLKNIGEIESIKEINEGFKMTFVNTQNRNEKINLYLKTDKNVKQGTIKAEQNKMIYSNKLEVSLPEIDSATKQVQLTGPLVKEDEQWEEVTKNPAKITVGDIDIYSTIGGGGYSSDRPKIRVTNDRYYLSISGDLIINDKMLQVDNTASLNSDPKVDMFNSRRKTKQKFYINSKKNKWLMQFTLDSKYEIQILMYPKTTGDIDKTYAITNKSGSAIKIGISELFHVQKPYSAVNIFVPYSSDLISVKRSISSDSQLVQWSQGDFQNWSYGLDASNFKEYTSKNAFGTGVEQLDAQLDKKGKWRTYASATGEVQVSGKTLGRQVENGETIKFSNKMYIASTPPPILTLSGTEFTVGHGSAVVQLNGTVYDKTRNAYQLMYYDETDKKLMMIKSFNEKPGVKVNLDGLEADLGELSSGNHIGNFYLINDVGLGSNRVSVKIKVLSVGGKAVIQKVQVGDSFEKKLEELVTNISGDQVTMTQLKKPDTSKIGYSKATATLQDSLEQKIDIDIPVNVYEKNSTTFYDKEEIAVDGKQEVAITVVELQLSENWDKLIKDKAQPQAWDMRTGEKFTPNLKENNLQNTPGSYKALFSVDKPKQPIIHDVILQVTGFLEFKQVPNFDFGTVKIPEKATMISRAGKEQIIINDERGPNKNWRLTAMLTQETQTSKQKRGNLVFVHENGQAEVMTPAKLIVVKTGKTEKESLQPLEWKKDTGLLFRVSPESYFGNYIGNISWVLEDVPNDE; from the coding sequence ATGTTAAAAAGAATGCAAATATATCTATTTTTTTTAGGAATTATTTTTTCTCTATATCTGTCATTTCAGGTTGTCTCTGCTAGTGGTTTAAAACTACATTTGAAGCAGGTGGAGGAACAGACAAGGCAAGCAAATGAAGCCATTGTACAATTAAATGTTCAAAGGAGCATAGAAACAGTCAATGTTTCCCTGTCTAAAGGAATGCATATCGATATTGAAAAAACATTACTTAAAAATATCGGTGAGATTGAGTCTATTAAAGAAATCAATGAAGGATTCAAAATGACGTTTGTGAATACTCAGAATCGAAATGAAAAAATAAATTTGTACCTTAAAACGGATAAAAATGTTAAACAAGGGACAATAAAAGCTGAGCAAAATAAAATGATCTATTCAAATAAGTTAGAAGTATCATTACCTGAAATAGACAGCGCCACTAAACAAGTCCAACTAACGGGCCCTCTTGTGAAAGAGGATGAACAATGGGAAGAAGTGACAAAAAATCCTGCTAAAATAACTGTTGGGGATATCGATATCTATTCGACTATAGGTGGAGGAGGCTATTCATCTGATAGACCAAAGATCAGAGTGACAAACGATAGGTATTATTTGTCTATATCAGGAGACTTGATTATAAATGATAAAATGCTACAGGTTGATAATACTGCTTCATTGAATTCAGATCCAAAGGTGGATATGTTCAATTCTAGGCGTAAAACGAAGCAAAAATTTTATATAAATAGTAAAAAAAATAAATGGTTAATGCAATTCACACTTGATTCAAAATATGAGATTCAAATTTTGATGTATCCAAAAACTACAGGAGATATAGATAAAACCTATGCGATTACAAATAAAAGTGGTTCAGCTATAAAAATAGGAATCTCAGAATTATTCCACGTACAAAAACCGTATTCAGCGGTTAATATATTTGTTCCTTATAGTAGCGATTTAATAAGTGTGAAGCGTTCAATAAGTTCGGATAGTCAACTCGTACAGTGGAGTCAAGGTGATTTTCAAAACTGGTCTTACGGACTCGATGCGAGTAATTTCAAGGAGTATACATCTAAAAATGCATTTGGAACAGGGGTAGAGCAGTTGGATGCGCAATTAGATAAAAAAGGTAAGTGGCGGACATATGCTTCGGCAACAGGTGAAGTTCAAGTTAGTGGGAAAACGCTGGGAAGACAAGTAGAAAATGGAGAAACCATAAAGTTTAGCAATAAAATGTATATCGCATCCACTCCGCCACCCATTTTGACTCTTAGTGGAACAGAATTTACCGTGGGACATGGAAGTGCTGTTGTTCAATTGAATGGAACCGTTTATGACAAGACTAGAAATGCATATCAGTTAATGTATTATGATGAAACAGATAAAAAATTGATGATGATAAAATCGTTTAACGAAAAACCTGGAGTCAAAGTAAATCTTGATGGATTAGAAGCAGATTTGGGTGAGTTGAGTAGTGGCAATCATATAGGCAATTTTTATTTGATCAATGATGTAGGACTTGGAAGCAATCGGGTTTCTGTCAAAATCAAAGTATTATCCGTTGGCGGAAAAGCTGTCATTCAAAAGGTCCAAGTAGGAGATTCTTTTGAAAAAAAATTGGAAGAGTTAGTGACAAATATTTCTGGTGATCAAGTAACAATGACGCAATTAAAAAAGCCAGATACAAGTAAAATTGGTTATTCAAAAGCTACGGCTACGTTGCAAGACTCACTTGAGCAAAAAATCGATATTGATATACCTGTCAACGTATATGAGAAAAATTCAACAACTTTTTATGATAAAGAAGAAATTGCTGTTGACGGGAAACAAGAAGTCGCGATAACGGTTGTTGAACTTCAATTATCGGAAAATTGGGACAAATTAATAAAAGACAAAGCACAACCCCAAGCGTGGGATATGCGAACAGGTGAAAAATTTACTCCTAATCTAAAAGAAAATAATCTACAGAATACTCCAGGAAGTTACAAAGCACTTTTTTCCGTAGATAAACCTAAGCAACCCATTATTCATGATGTTATATTACAGGTCACTGGATTTTTGGAATTTAAACAGGTACCGAATTTTGATTTTGGAACAGTAAAAATTCCAGAAAAAGCAACAATGATCTCCAGAGCTGGGAAGGAGCAAATCATCATTAATGACGAACGTGGTCCAAATAAAAATTGGCGTTTGACAGCTATGTTGACGCAAGAAACTCAAACGAGTAAACAAAAACGTGGAAATTTAGTATTTGTTCATGAAAATGGGCAAGCTGAAGTAATGACTCCAGCTAAGTTGATTGTAGTAAAAACAGGGAAAACAGAAAAAGAGTCATTACAACCATTAGAATGGAAAAAAGATACCGGACTATTGTTCCGAGTATCACCAGAATCATATTTTGGAAACTATATAGGTAATATCAGTTGGGTATTAGAAGATGTGCCCAACGATGAATGA
- a CDS encoding WxL domain-containing protein, translating into MKKIIFGTLLSTVLLAGGAVAHAESDDWKTVIGTPDGKGATSHAHMTLQPGDETTDPTDPIDPSEPGGETGNKGPLTIDNVTPLEFGEHKLAGGESIYSATSDHPNVQVTDNRGEGKGWTLQVTSSQFTDVTDVKKTLKGAVLTIPTGELKTTEGNVSEKPTAKEVHLTTDKPTAEVLMVATDKTGMGTWEDLFNAEKVTVKVPAGNFSGEYVSTLTWTMLDTPTA; encoded by the coding sequence ATGAAAAAAATCATTTTTGGAACATTATTATCAACAGTATTACTAGCAGGAGGAGCAGTAGCTCATGCAGAGAGCGACGACTGGAAAACAGTTATAGGTACACCAGATGGTAAAGGCGCAACGTCACATGCACATATGACCTTACAACCAGGAGATGAAACAACTGATCCAACTGATCCAATTGACCCAAGTGAACCAGGTGGAGAAACTGGCAATAAAGGTCCTTTGACAATTGACAACGTAACGCCTCTAGAATTTGGTGAACACAAATTAGCTGGTGGAGAATCTATCTACTCTGCAACTAGTGACCATCCTAATGTGCAAGTAACAGATAATCGTGGAGAAGGTAAAGGTTGGACTTTACAAGTTACTTCTTCTCAATTTACGGATGTAACAGATGTAAAAAAAACATTAAAAGGTGCTGTTTTGACGATACCAACAGGTGAATTAAAAACAACAGAAGGAAATGTATCTGAAAAACCAACAGCTAAAGAAGTTCATTTAACAACAGACAAGCCAACAGCTGAAGTATTAATGGTGGCTACGGATAAAACAGGTATGGGTACTTGGGAAGATTTATTTAATGCTGAAAAAGTGACAGTTAAAGTACCAGCAGGTAACTTTTCAGGTGAGTATGTATCAACATTAACGTGGACAATGTTAGATACGCCCACAGCATAA
- a CDS encoding WxL domain-containing protein, with protein MKNLHLLSVATLLSMSLFSATTTFAAEAEKPADDAKKAESHVTVGIEPGDDSVPTDPIDPEDPDNPGEGGTGQTGNLTIDIVTNLDFGSFKLTPKATTLTANKDNKVNPLAQVTDKRGTGAGWTLGVAISEFTSTEKHTLKGATLSLPKGDLKTNNVDNSLAPNTFALVLNEDPQTIMSADKDKGLGTWADSYDKNKTKLSIPAGNFAGQYGATMTWTLSNAPK; from the coding sequence TTGAAAAACTTACATTTATTATCAGTAGCAACACTTTTAAGCATGAGTTTATTTAGCGCTACAACAACTTTTGCTGCAGAGGCAGAAAAACCAGCAGACGATGCAAAAAAAGCAGAATCTCACGTAACTGTCGGCATTGAACCAGGTGATGATTCAGTTCCAACTGATCCAATTGATCCAGAAGATCCAGATAATCCAGGAGAGGGTGGTACTGGTCAAACTGGTAATTTAACCATTGATATCGTTACTAATCTTGATTTTGGTTCATTTAAATTAACGCCAAAAGCAACAACACTAACTGCGAATAAAGACAACAAAGTAAATCCGTTAGCCCAAGTAACAGATAAACGAGGAACAGGTGCTGGTTGGACATTAGGTGTTGCAATTTCTGAATTTACAAGTACAGAAAAACATACGTTAAAAGGAGCAACACTAAGCTTACCAAAAGGTGATTTGAAAACAAATAATGTGGATAATTCTTTAGCTCCAAATACCTTTGCTCTTGTATTGAATGAAGACCCTCAAACAATTATGTCAGCAGATAAAGATAAAGGTCTCGGCACATGGGCTGATAGCTATGATAAAAATAAAACAAAATTGAGTATTCCAGCAGGAAACTTTGCGGGTCAATATGGTGCAACAATGACGTGGACATTAAGTAACGCACCAAAATAA
- a CDS encoding WxL domain-containing protein — MKTIKLLSTVGLISIFSLNGVVTFAADSVIPENGVSKSHITFKANDESTDPVNPNNPDQPVDPDEPIDPTDPDNPGTGNKGPLSIDYISNIQFGEQEIKSGDTIYNALNENPFVQVTDKRGTGAGWTLSAQTKGFYTADGKKQLKGATLSFKNGQVKTGSGNVSTAPTTTDVTFNNADAKVVMTAKKDAGRGTWVDVFSGEADNNQNVKLKVLEGSADANVDYQAEINWTLANAPK, encoded by the coding sequence ATGAAAACAATTAAATTATTAAGCACAGTAGGATTAATCAGTATTTTTTCATTAAATGGAGTAGTAACATTTGCAGCAGACAGTGTAATACCAGAAAATGGTGTGTCGAAATCGCATATTACATTCAAAGCCAATGATGAATCAACGGATCCCGTAAATCCAAATAATCCAGATCAACCAGTAGATCCAGACGAGCCGATTGATCCAACTGATCCAGATAATCCTGGAACAGGAAATAAAGGTCCATTATCAATTGACTATATTTCTAATATACAATTTGGAGAGCAAGAAATTAAATCAGGAGATACAATCTATAATGCATTAAATGAAAATCCATTTGTACAAGTGACGGACAAACGAGGAACGGGTGCTGGTTGGACACTGAGCGCACAAACAAAAGGATTTTACACAGCTGATGGGAAAAAACAGTTAAAAGGTGCAACATTGAGTTTTAAAAATGGACAAGTCAAAACAGGAAGTGGAAATGTTTCAACAGCACCAACTACAACAGATGTGACCTTTAATAATGCAGATGCTAAAGTCGTTATGACTGCTAAAAAAGACGCTGGCCGTGGTACTTGGGTAGATGTCTTCTCAGGTGAAGCTGACAACAATCAAAATGTAAAATTAAAAGTTTTAGAAGGATCAGCAGATGCGAATGTTGATTACCAAGCCGAAATTAATTGGACGTTAGCAAACGCACCTAAATAA
- a CDS encoding DUF916 and DUF3324 domain-containing protein, with product MKKKYLLPLIIIVMALSFSIHITNAFAADMNFSVEANIPKNQIDKSQTYFDLKMKPEQEQDISITIKNSSDEAATFTIEPHIAVTNQNGVIDYSKELEKDSSLNVGLTDVISGEEKYTLAPKETKKAVFHLKMPKESYDGIILGGFHIRKEQKDDKAGEKQSVQIKNQYAYVIGIKLRETDKSVQPELVLNNVKPALQNYRTVVTANIQNTQPVIINGLKVKAKISKENSDEVLHETEKQDMSMAPNSNFDFPINWNSQKLKAGTYHLSLVAEDDKEHKWTLEKTFKINGNESRKLNKEAVELEKDYTMWIILAVIMIILLLIIIWMIVKKQNEKKLDKRLAMERKRLKKIEGSKKKQVEIKKETIQTKKKNKKKSSNKKQVEK from the coding sequence ATGAAGAAAAAATATTTATTACCGTTAATTATTATTGTTATGGCACTATCTTTTTCAATACATATAACTAATGCATTTGCAGCAGATATGAATTTTTCTGTAGAAGCAAATATTCCGAAAAATCAAATAGATAAATCACAAACATATTTTGATTTGAAAATGAAACCAGAACAAGAGCAAGATATTTCGATTACGATTAAAAATAGTTCAGATGAAGCAGCAACATTCACTATTGAACCTCATATAGCGGTCACTAATCAAAACGGAGTGATCGATTATAGTAAAGAGCTAGAGAAAGACTCATCATTAAATGTTGGATTGACAGATGTGATTTCTGGTGAGGAGAAATACACTCTAGCGCCAAAAGAAACAAAGAAGGCTGTTTTTCATCTGAAAATGCCTAAGGAATCATATGACGGGATTATTCTTGGTGGTTTCCATATTCGTAAAGAACAAAAAGATGATAAAGCGGGAGAGAAACAATCTGTTCAAATCAAAAATCAATATGCCTATGTTATTGGTATAAAGCTACGTGAAACAGATAAAAGCGTACAACCTGAACTTGTCTTAAATAATGTGAAACCAGCATTACAAAATTACCGGACAGTTGTGACTGCAAATATCCAAAATACACAACCTGTAATTATAAATGGCTTAAAAGTGAAAGCGAAAATAAGTAAGGAAAATAGTGATGAAGTATTACATGAAACAGAGAAGCAAGACATGAGTATGGCGCCAAACTCCAATTTCGATTTCCCAATTAATTGGAATAGCCAAAAATTAAAAGCAGGTACGTATCATCTGTCACTAGTTGCTGAAGACGATAAAGAACATAAATGGACACTAGAAAAGACCTTTAAAATCAATGGAAATGAATCTAGAAAATTAAATAAAGAAGCTGTTGAATTAGAAAAAGATTATACTATGTGGATTATTTTAGCTGTAATAATGATAATCTTACTTCTTATCATTATTTGGATGATTGTTAAAAAACAAAATGAAAAAAAATTGGATAAACGTTTAGCGATGGAACGGAAACGGTTGAAAAAAATAGAAGGTTCCAAAAAGAAACAAGTAGAGATAAAAAAAGAAACAATACAAACTAAGAAGAAAAATAAGAAAAAGAGTTCTAATAAGAAACAAGTAGAAAAGTAA
- a CDS encoding LPXTG cell wall anchor domain-containing protein, translated as MKKLSYLWLLLIFGTIFVQHFPNVYATSDDNATSKIGIRFTDNRELIEEQSSTTEEQSKATNEYKPIEETDKSLPSTNEQPALYLMMIGLIVIGCVVGWMGYKKSRNK; from the coding sequence ATGAAAAAACTGAGTTATTTATGGCTGTTGCTGATTTTTGGGACGATTTTTGTTCAACATTTCCCCAACGTTTACGCTACTTCAGACGATAATGCAACATCAAAAATTGGCATTAGGTTTACTGATAATAGAGAGCTAATAGAAGAACAATCAAGTACGACAGAAGAACAGTCAAAAGCAACTAACGAATACAAACCAATAGAGGAAACTGACAAAAGCCTTCCTTCAACTAATGAACAGCCAGCCTTGTATTTAATGATGATTGGTTTAATAGTCATTGGATGTGTAGTAGGATGGATGGGATATAAAAAGAGTAGAAATAAATAG
- a CDS encoding L-lactate dehydrogenase translates to MSEAVGNKDHQKVILVGDGAVGSSYAFALVTQNIAQEIGIIDIDTKKTEGDAADLSHALAFTSPKKIYAATYEDCHDADLVVLTAGAAQKPGETRIDLVHKNLKINKQIVTSIVESGFNGIFLVAANPVDILTYSTWKFSGFPKERVIGSGTSLDSARFRQAIAELVDVDARNVHAYILGEHGDTEFPVWSHANVAGLQIYEWIKNNPEVDEEAMVNLFFNVRDAAYSIIEKKGATFYGIAAALARITKAILDDEDSVFPLSVYLDGEYGQNDIYIGAPAVINRQGIKQVIEIPLTDAEKDRMNASANALKEVIRSAFEKFEAEN, encoded by the coding sequence ATGTCTGAAGCAGTAGGAAATAAAGATCACCAAAAAGTAATTTTAGTTGGAGATGGCGCTGTCGGATCTAGTTATGCTTTTGCCTTAGTGACTCAAAATATTGCACAAGAAATTGGTATTATTGATATAGATACAAAAAAAACTGAAGGAGATGCCGCTGATTTATCTCATGCCTTAGCCTTCACTTCTCCTAAAAAGATTTATGCGGCTACTTATGAAGACTGTCATGACGCTGACCTTGTGGTGTTAACTGCCGGAGCTGCTCAAAAACCAGGTGAAACAAGAATTGATTTAGTTCATAAAAACTTAAAAATCAATAAACAAATCGTAACATCTATCGTTGAATCTGGCTTTAACGGAATTTTCTTAGTCGCAGCAAATCCAGTTGATATTTTAACTTATTCTACATGGAAATTCTCTGGATTTCCAAAAGAACGCGTTATTGGTTCAGGTACCTCTCTTGATTCAGCACGATTCCGTCAAGCAATAGCCGAACTAGTAGATGTAGATGCTCGTAACGTCCATGCTTACATCCTAGGCGAACACGGCGACACTGAATTTCCGGTTTGGTCTCATGCTAATGTTGCTGGATTACAAATTTATGAATGGATCAAAAATAACCCCGAGGTAGATGAAGAAGCAATGGTCAATTTATTCTTCAATGTAAGAGATGCTGCTTATTCTATCATTGAGAAAAAAGGAGCAACATTTTATGGAATCGCAGCTGCCTTAGCTCGTATCACTAAAGCGATTTTAGACGATGAAGATTCTGTCTTCCCACTTTCTGTTTACTTAGACGGAGAATATGGTCAAAATGATATCTACATCGGTGCACCTGCTGTGATTAATCGTCAAGGAATCAAACAAGTGATTGAAATTCCATTGACAGATGCAGAAAAAGACCGTATGAATGCTTCAGCCAATGCGTTGAAAGAAGTCATTCGTTCTGCTTTTGAGAAGTTTGAAGCGGAAAATTAA